A window of Adhaeribacter arboris genomic DNA:
CCGACTTTATCTTATTACCAAAGGAGAAGCCTGGGTGTGGCACCACCAGCAAAAGTTTTATCTCCAACCAGGAAATCTTTATCTGATTCCGAGCTTCACCTTGAGCCGTTATTATTGTAATAGCTTAATGACGCAGTACTATATTTCTTTTCTGGAAGAAACGGAGAATGGCTCTTCTGTTTTTGATTTACTGCCTTTTTACTACGAAGTGCCGGCCTTGAATTTAGATAAAAAGCTGTTCAAGCGGTTACTGGAAATTAATCCGGGGCGAAGTTTGCCGAATATCGACCCGAAAGTATACGATAACCAATCGAACCTGCTCAGCTTTAATCGAACTTCCCAGGACCAACCTATTGCACAATTGATGGAAACTCAGGGTATTTTATTACAACTGCTTTCCCGGTTTCTGCAAAACGCAACCGAGGCAACATCCCGTCAGGCTCAAGGGCATATTCAATTACGCCCGGTTTTAAATTACATTCACGCGCATTTGCACGAGAAAATTACGGTAGAACAACTGGCAGCTCTTCAGCGGCTGAACGTGGATTATTTTTCGCGGCAATTTCAGAACCAATTAGGCATCCGGCCTATTCATTATATCACCAACAAGCGGCTGGAGCGGGCCCAGTTGTTAATTACTACTTCCTCGCTCTCGTTACAAGAAATTGCTGAACGGGTAGGGATTGCCGACATTTATTATTTCTCCCGGCTTTTAAACGCCGTTTTGGTATACCACCGGCCCGGTACCGAAAAGCGAATGGGCAGTATCATTAATTTATCGTCGGTATTTTCTGAACGGTTAATACAAGAGTCAGCAAGCTAAAGTATTTCCCTCTTAAACTCCTTACTTACTCTTTAACATTAAGGCAGAATTGCCTATTTTAAAATTAGTAAGTTTTAAAATTTATTGCCGCTAAACGATAACTTAAAAAGGTCGCTATCGCTCAATAAATACTATACTTAGAGCTTATTACCTTCCAATTTCGTTCTTACTTTAACTATCTTCGCCAAGGCTTTTATACTTTCTGCCGCCATTTAAAGAACTAACCAAACCACTTATAAAATGCAACAATACCTCATTACTGCCTACGATTTTACCGATGCCGAAGCTCTAAACCGCCGGATGGCCGTACGCCCGACACACCTGGAAGGCGTTCGTAAACTGAAACAAACGGGTAATTTTCTTATTGGCGGGGCCATTCTCAATTCGGCTAGTCAAATGATGGGTTCTTCGCTGATTGTGGCCTTTGCCACTCCCGAAGAATTAGAAGCTTATCTAAAATCGGAGCCTTACATAACCGGAAAAGTTTGGGATAAAGTAGAAATTAAACCCTTCCGGGTAGCGGATGTATAAGTTCCTGGGTTCTTTTTAAGTGTTATACCTTTTATATTATATGTCTAAAAGCAAGCATTGCTTACTAAAGTAGATATACAGGTAATAAGGACAGAGACAAACTAGTTGGGCAACATTTAAAAGACGGAAATGAAATTTAATAAAACAATAAGAACAATATTCCCACCAATAGTTGGCTACTTAACATACCTACTTTTTGATGGACTGTTTGAAAAAATATTTTCACTTGAACCTGTTGAAGAGTCTTGGGTGCCAGGAACGGTTGTTATATTAGAGAACCTTGGTGCTTTGGCATGTATTGGATTATGTTTTGCTTT
This region includes:
- a CDS encoding helix-turn-helix domain-containing protein, which translates into the protein MLDSFLKLKMSLLHIGHITLGTEWQFEGVISPFSRLYLITKGEAWVWHHQQKFYLQPGNLYLIPSFTLSRYYCNSLMTQYYISFLEETENGSSVFDLLPFYYEVPALNLDKKLFKRLLEINPGRSLPNIDPKVYDNQSNLLSFNRTSQDQPIAQLMETQGILLQLLSRFLQNATEATSRQAQGHIQLRPVLNYIHAHLHEKITVEQLAALQRLNVDYFSRQFQNQLGIRPIHYITNKRLERAQLLITTSSLSLQEIAERVGIADIYYFSRLLNAVLVYHRPGTEKRMGSIINLSSVFSERLIQESAS
- a CDS encoding YciI family protein, whose translation is MQQYLITAYDFTDAEALNRRMAVRPTHLEGVRKLKQTGNFLIGGAILNSASQMMGSSLIVAFATPEELEAYLKSEPYITGKVWDKVEIKPFRVADV